One window of Dyadobacter sandarakinus genomic DNA carries:
- a CDS encoding anthranilate synthase component II: MKILVLDNYDSFTYNLVYILRELHDQVDIFRNDKISLEDVGKYDKILLSPGPGIPSEAGIMHELVREYGASKSILGICLGHQGIGEVYGATLENMTDVLHGISDTAIVTDSSERIFKGLPDKIKVGRYHSWTVMPDTFTENIKITALDEKGRVMGLSHRQYDVKGLQFHPESVLTEHGREMLQNWLEY, from the coding sequence ATGAAAATCCTTGTCCTCGATAATTACGACTCTTTTACCTACAACCTGGTATACATCCTCCGCGAATTGCACGACCAGGTGGATATTTTCAGGAATGACAAAATCAGCCTGGAAGATGTAGGCAAATATGATAAAATCCTCCTTTCACCCGGTCCGGGAATACCGTCCGAAGCTGGCATTATGCATGAGCTTGTCCGCGAATACGGTGCTTCCAAAAGCATCCTCGGCATCTGTCTCGGGCATCAGGGAATAGGGGAGGTGTACGGTGCCACGCTCGAAAACATGACCGACGTGCTGCATGGAATCAGTGATACGGCCATCGTAACCGACTCATCCGAGCGCATTTTCAAAGGTTTGCCCGACAAGATCAAAGTAGGCCGTTATCACTCCTGGACGGTCATGCCGGACACATTTACCGAAAATATCAAGATTACGGCATTGGATGAAAAAGGCAGGGTTATGGGGCTTTCACATCGTCAGTATGATGTGAAAGGATTGCAGTTTCACCCGGAGTCGGTGCTCACGGAACATGGCAGGGAAATGCTGCAGAACTGGCTCGAATACTGA
- a CDS encoding phosphoribosylanthranilate isomerase, whose protein sequence is MKIKVCGMRRQDNIEQVVALQPNFIGFIFYDKSPRFVGEELNEEYIRSIPKNIKKVGVFVNANPGYILNMVKKYDLQYAQLHGNEMPDICRSIRQKGVNVIKAFSIDASFNFTMLNNYKSYCDMFLFDTKGENPGGNGLPFDWQVLKKYDNEKPFLLSGGISLDNIDEVIALSRTMPVYGIDVNSRFETEPGVKDIAMLEELFNTVRVKEQEEAEA, encoded by the coding sequence ATGAAAATCAAAGTATGCGGAATGCGCCGGCAAGATAATATTGAGCAGGTGGTTGCTTTACAGCCTAACTTTATCGGGTTTATTTTCTATGATAAATCGCCCCGCTTTGTTGGAGAAGAGCTGAACGAGGAGTACATCAGAAGCATTCCGAAAAACATCAAGAAAGTAGGCGTGTTTGTCAATGCAAATCCGGGCTATATCCTCAACATGGTCAAAAAGTACGACTTGCAGTATGCGCAGCTTCACGGTAACGAAATGCCCGACATTTGCCGCAGCATCCGTCAGAAAGGTGTGAATGTGATCAAGGCATTTTCTATTGACGCAAGTTTCAACTTTACCATGCTGAACAACTACAAATCCTACTGCGATATGTTTTTGTTTGACACAAAAGGAGAGAATCCGGGCGGAAACGGGCTGCCTTTTGACTGGCAGGTTCTTAAAAAGTATGATAATGAAAAGCCTTTCCTGCTGAGCGGGGGAATTAGTCTTGATAACATAGACGAAGTGATTGCATTATCCCGTACCATGCCGGTTTACGGCATCGACGTCAACAGCCGGTTTGAAACCGAGCCCGGCGTAAAGGATATTGCCATGCTGGAAGAATTGTTCAATACAGTACGTGTCAAAGAGCAGGAGGAGGCGGAAGCCTGA
- the trpD gene encoding anthranilate phosphoribosyltransferase, with protein MKEILNHLFEYKVLSKDQSKDALIGISTGKYSTSEIASFLTIYAMRSITVEELQGFRDAMLELCLSVDLSAYDPIDVCGTGGDGKDTFNISTLSCFVVAGAGQRVAKHGNHGVSSLCGSSTVLEYLGVKFTNEKDQLERKIEEANVCFLHAPLFHPAMKNVAPVRKELGVKTFFNMLGPMVNPVSPQKQLVGVFSLELARLFAYLYQQTDKQFLVLHALDGYDEVSLTGPFKIIAAHTEQVLSPSDLGLKTVRAEELSGGKTVEESARIFMNVLRGDATPSQQQAVLANAALALHCSDPQLSLTDSVAMARESLESGRALNSFKKLIAD; from the coding sequence ATGAAAGAGATTTTAAACCATCTTTTTGAGTACAAGGTATTAAGTAAAGATCAATCCAAAGACGCCCTCATCGGAATCAGTACCGGCAAGTATTCTACCTCTGAAATTGCCTCTTTCCTGACCATTTATGCCATGCGGAGCATTACCGTGGAAGAGCTTCAGGGCTTTCGCGATGCCATGCTGGAACTTTGCCTTTCGGTAGACTTGTCGGCTTACGACCCTATCGACGTATGCGGCACGGGGGGCGATGGAAAGGATACCTTCAATATTTCGACACTCTCCTGCTTTGTGGTTGCCGGCGCAGGCCAGCGTGTAGCCAAGCACGGCAACCACGGCGTATCCTCACTTTGCGGATCTTCGACGGTGCTGGAATACCTCGGGGTGAAATTTACCAATGAAAAAGATCAGCTTGAACGCAAGATCGAAGAGGCGAATGTATGCTTTCTGCATGCCCCGCTTTTTCATCCGGCGATGAAGAATGTGGCCCCTGTGAGGAAAGAACTTGGGGTTAAAACCTTCTTCAATATGCTGGGTCCGATGGTCAATCCGGTATCTCCCCAAAAGCAGCTTGTAGGCGTTTTCAGTCTTGAATTAGCGCGTCTTTTTGCATATCTTTACCAACAGACGGACAAGCAATTTCTGGTTCTCCATGCATTAGACGGCTACGACGAAGTGTCATTAACAGGTCCTTTCAAAATCATCGCCGCTCACACCGAGCAAGTTCTTAGCCCCTCTGATCTGGGATTGAAAACCGTGCGCGCTGAGGAATTATCGGGCGGAAAAACAGTGGAGGAGTCAGCCAGGATTTTTATGAATGTACTTCGCGGAGACGCAACCCCGTCCCAGCAGCAGGCCGTACTTGCCAATGCAGCGCTGGCCCTGCATTGCTCAGATCCGCAACTTTCACTGACCGACTCCGTAGCCATGGCACGGGAATCGCTTGAAAGCGGCAGGGCCCTGAACAGTTTCAAAAAATTGATAGCAGATTAA
- a CDS encoding Dabb family protein, giving the protein MLMVASANFVQAQTTSKKMLRHVVLFKFKDSATPAQVKEVEEAFKALPKKIKEIKGLEWGTNNSPEGLSQGFTHVFFVTFENEAGREVYLPHPDHKAFGKVLGPYLDKVLVVDYWTQE; this is encoded by the coding sequence ATGCTGATGGTCGCATCGGCCAATTTTGTTCAAGCTCAAACCACTTCCAAAAAAATGCTGCGTCACGTTGTTTTGTTTAAATTTAAAGACTCCGCTACGCCGGCGCAAGTGAAGGAAGTAGAGGAAGCATTTAAGGCATTGCCTAAGAAAATCAAGGAGATCAAAGGCCTTGAATGGGGCACAAACAACAGCCCGGAAGGATTGTCACAAGGTTTTACGCACGTATTTTTTGTGACATTCGAGAATGAGGCCGGCCGTGAAGTGTACCTTCCGCATCCTGATCACAAAGCATTCGGCAAAGTGCTCGGACCCTATCTTGACAAAGTATTGGTAGTGGATTACTGGACTCAGGAATGA
- the trpB gene encoding tryptophan synthase subunit beta produces the protein MEIAAEKKSYQVDGNGYYGNFGGAFIPEMLYPNVEELRENYLQIIAEPSFQKEYSDLLRHYVGRPTPLYRANRLSEKYKTNIFLKREDLCHTGAHKVNNTIGQILMAKRLGKQRIVAETGAGQHGVATATVCALMDLECIVYMGELDIERQAPNVARMKMLGAEVRPATCGSRTLKDATNEAMRHWINNPVDTHYIIGSVVGPHPYPDMVARFQSIISEEIKWQLKEHTGSENPDYVLACVGGGSNAAGAFFHYLDQENVKLVAVEAAGMGIQSGHSAATTALGKPGVLHGSRTILMQTEDGQVVEPFSISAGLDYPGIGPQHAYLFDSGRGIFMSATDEEAVQAAFELTRLEGIIPALESSHALAVLGRLNASPNETVVLNLSGRGDKDMGTYMKYIV, from the coding sequence ATGGAAATCGCAGCAGAAAAGAAGTCATACCAGGTTGACGGCAACGGCTACTATGGAAATTTTGGGGGAGCATTCATTCCCGAAATGTTATACCCGAATGTAGAGGAGCTTCGTGAAAATTACTTGCAGATCATTGCTGAGCCTTCTTTTCAGAAAGAATACAGTGACCTTCTGCGGCACTATGTAGGCAGGCCCACACCTTTGTACCGGGCCAACAGGCTTTCAGAAAAGTATAAAACAAACATTTTTCTGAAACGGGAAGATCTCTGCCATACCGGTGCGCACAAGGTCAACAACACCATCGGACAAATTCTGATGGCTAAAAGGCTCGGAAAGCAGCGCATTGTGGCCGAAACTGGTGCAGGGCAGCACGGCGTAGCTACGGCTACCGTATGCGCGCTGATGGACCTGGAATGCATTGTGTACATGGGCGAGCTCGACATTGAACGTCAGGCGCCGAATGTGGCCCGGATGAAAATGCTGGGCGCAGAGGTGCGGCCGGCTACCTGCGGCTCACGTACCCTGAAAGATGCCACCAATGAAGCCATGCGCCACTGGATCAATAATCCTGTGGATACGCATTACATTATCGGGTCGGTAGTAGGCCCGCATCCCTATCCGGATATGGTGGCCAGGTTTCAGTCTATTATTTCTGAGGAAATCAAATGGCAGCTGAAAGAACATACCGGCAGTGAAAATCCGGATTATGTACTGGCTTGTGTAGGTGGCGGCAGCAATGCGGCAGGAGCGTTTTTTCATTACCTGGATCAGGAAAATGTAAAGCTGGTAGCCGTGGAAGCCGCCGGAATGGGCATACAGTCCGGGCATTCTGCTGCTACTACTGCCCTGGGCAAGCCCGGCGTACTGCACGGCAGCCGCACGATCCTGATGCAAACCGAAGATGGCCAGGTGGTTGAGCCTTTTTCCATTTCCGCAGGTCTGGATTATCCGGGTATCGGTCCGCAGCATGCGTATCTGTTTGACAGCGGCAGGGGAATTTTCATGTCTGCCACGGATGAAGAAGCGGTACAGGCTGCCTTTGAGCTGACCCGCCTGGAAGGCATTATTCCCGCTCTTGAATCGTCCCACGCTCTGGCCGTACTGGGGCGGCTGAATGCATCTCCGAACGAAACCGTGGTTTTGAACTTGTCGGGTAGGGGAGACAAGGATATGGGAACTTACATGAAGTATATTGTCTGA
- a CDS encoding anthranilate synthase component I family protein, which produces MELLNKVFTIQTHYKKLLADTFTPVSIYLKLRDRYVNTVLLESSDYHGNENSFSYICCDPVASFKLNNNQITKQFPDGSTDVVELADRRDAVQHLYRFAKSFQGEKSPFSFISNGLFGHMTYDSVQYFEDIDIQAPNAETHIDQIFYQVYRYVIAINHFKNELYIFEHNYGDNHKESNFEQIEILIRNRNYPKYGFETISEETSNVTDDEMRKVIRQGIDHCLRGDVFQIVPSRRFSRNFKGDEFNVYRALRSINPSPYLFYFDYGSYKIFGSSPEKQIFIKNGQAEIHPIAGTFRRTGDDQADAEAAQQLLDDPKETAEHVMLVDLARNDLSRSCDQVRVTNYKEVQYYSHVIHLVSKVVGKMKPDVNPLQLVADTFPAGTLSGAPKHNAMKLIDQMESSNRSIYGGAIGFMNFNGDFNHAIAIRTFLSKDNTLFYRAGMGVVAKSDVESELQEINNKLAALRKAIEVAEEI; this is translated from the coding sequence ATGGAATTGCTTAATAAGGTTTTTACCATACAAACCCACTACAAAAAGCTCCTCGCCGACACATTTACGCCGGTGTCCATTTATCTGAAATTAAGAGACCGGTATGTTAATACGGTTCTGCTGGAAAGCTCTGATTATCACGGTAATGAAAACTCTTTCAGCTATATCTGCTGCGATCCGGTGGCCTCTTTTAAGCTGAACAATAACCAGATTACCAAGCAATTCCCGGATGGCAGCACGGATGTTGTCGAGCTGGCTGACCGCCGGGATGCAGTGCAGCATCTGTACCGGTTTGCAAAAAGCTTTCAAGGAGAAAAAAGTCCGTTTTCCTTCATTTCAAACGGACTTTTTGGGCATATGACTTATGATTCGGTGCAGTATTTTGAAGATATCGACATACAGGCCCCCAATGCTGAAACGCATATTGATCAGATCTTTTACCAGGTATACCGGTACGTCATCGCCATCAACCATTTCAAAAATGAGCTTTACATTTTTGAGCATAATTATGGCGACAACCACAAGGAAAGCAATTTCGAACAGATTGAAATACTGATACGGAACCGGAACTATCCGAAGTACGGGTTTGAGACAATTTCGGAGGAAACATCCAATGTAACCGACGACGAAATGCGGAAGGTTATCCGCCAGGGAATTGACCACTGCCTGCGGGGCGATGTGTTCCAGATTGTGCCTTCGCGGCGTTTCAGCAGGAACTTCAAAGGAGACGAATTCAATGTGTACCGCGCATTGCGGTCGATCAACCCTTCGCCTTACCTTTTTTACTTTGATTATGGCAGCTACAAAATCTTCGGATCTTCTCCGGAAAAGCAGATTTTCATCAAAAACGGTCAGGCCGAAATTCACCCTATTGCCGGTACTTTCCGGCGTACCGGCGACGATCAGGCAGACGCAGAGGCGGCTCAGCAGCTGCTCGACGATCCCAAGGAAACGGCCGAGCACGTCATGCTGGTAGACCTTGCCCGGAACGATCTCAGCCGCAGCTGTGACCAGGTACGTGTAACCAACTACAAGGAAGTGCAGTACTACTCACATGTTATCCACCTAGTTTCCAAGGTAGTAGGCAAAATGAAGCCCGATGTCAATCCATTGCAGCTGGTAGCAGACACTTTTCCTGCGGGTACACTGTCGGGCGCGCCCAAACACAATGCCATGAAGCTGATTGACCAGATGGAAAGCAGCAACAGGAGTATTTACGGCGGGGCCATCGGGTTTATGAATTTCAACGGTGACTTCAACCATGCCATCGCCATACGTACTTTCCTGAGTAAGGATAATACCCTTTTTTACCGTGCCGGGATGGGCGTCGTAGCCAAATCCGATGTTGAAAGTGAGCTGCAGGAGATCAATAACAAGCTTGCTGCATTAAGAAAAGCCATTGAAGTTGCAGAAGAAATCTAG
- a CDS encoding RluA family pseudouridine synthase: MKVNFKDLIIFENEDFLLVNKPPHLATLDERTADRGGSVLRLAKEYNSELQAAHRLDKETSGVLAFAKNPAAYRHLAMQFEHREVTKRYHAVVTGVHQLDSISVYLPILPLKNGTAVKIDRAEGKMAETIFNTLKVYRGYSLVECIPVTGRMHQIRIHLSCLKAPIVNDPQYGGEPIYLSTLKRKFNLKKETEEQPLIQRVALHAHALSFALMNGDPVRIEAPYPKDFEVLVKQLDKYGG; the protein is encoded by the coding sequence ATGAAAGTTAATTTTAAAGACCTCATCATTTTTGAAAATGAGGATTTCCTACTAGTCAATAAGCCGCCGCACCTGGCCACGCTGGATGAGCGTACCGCCGACCGTGGCGGAAGTGTGCTGAGGCTGGCCAAAGAGTATAATTCTGAGTTACAGGCTGCACACCGCCTTGACAAAGAAACTTCCGGAGTACTGGCATTTGCCAAAAATCCGGCCGCTTACCGGCACCTTGCCATGCAGTTTGAGCACCGCGAAGTGACCAAGCGCTACCATGCCGTTGTTACCGGCGTGCACCAGCTCGACAGTATTTCGGTATACCTGCCCATTTTACCCCTTAAAAATGGAACTGCCGTGAAGATTGACCGTGCCGAGGGAAAGATGGCCGAAACTATTTTCAACACCCTAAAAGTATACCGCGGCTACTCGCTGGTGGAATGCATTCCTGTAACCGGTCGCATGCACCAGATACGCATTCACTTGTCGTGCCTCAAAGCACCCATCGTGAACGACCCCCAGTATGGCGGTGAGCCCATTTATCTTTCTACTTTAAAAAGAAAGTTTAACCTCAAAAAGGAAACGGAGGAGCAGCCGCTGATCCAGCGGGTGGCATTGCATGCGCATGCGCTTTCATTTGCCCTGATGAATGGTGATCCGGTTCGCATTGAAGCACCTTATCCAAAGGATTTTGAGGTACTTGTGAAGCAGCTGGATAAATATGGGGGGTAA
- the trpC gene encoding indole-3-glycerol phosphate synthase TrpC — protein sequence MNILEKIVARKKEEVSESKKRVSIAQLENSRLFTRPTISLATALSDAAAPRIISEFKRKSPSKGIINDQVTPAQVTRDYVAAGAVALSVLTDTDFFGGSFADFGSAREANTGTPMLRKDFMVDEYQLYEAKSIGADVILLIAACLSPAEVKSLSRKAHELGLEVLLEVHNAEELSECLTDEVDIVGVNNRNLKTFVTSIETSVALSEQIPASFVKISESGLQGADEIVHLYKHGYKGFLIGETFMKTADPGAALANLQLELTQHSNLNPLVL from the coding sequence ATGAACATATTAGAAAAAATCGTTGCCCGAAAAAAGGAAGAAGTCAGTGAGTCGAAAAAGCGTGTAAGCATTGCACAGCTGGAAAACAGTCGTCTTTTTACCCGTCCAACCATTTCTCTTGCCACAGCGTTGTCCGATGCTGCGGCACCCCGGATTATTTCAGAATTCAAAAGGAAATCGCCTTCCAAAGGTATCATCAATGATCAGGTGACGCCTGCGCAAGTCACTCGTGACTATGTTGCTGCGGGAGCAGTTGCACTATCCGTACTGACGGACACCGACTTCTTTGGCGGCTCATTTGCCGATTTCGGCAGTGCCCGGGAGGCCAATACCGGCACCCCGATGTTACGTAAAGATTTTATGGTGGACGAATACCAGCTGTACGAGGCTAAGTCGATCGGGGCGGATGTAATTCTGCTGATCGCCGCCTGCCTTTCTCCTGCCGAAGTAAAGTCACTGAGCCGCAAGGCGCATGAGCTGGGGCTGGAAGTACTGCTGGAAGTGCACAACGCAGAAGAACTGTCTGAATGCCTTACAGACGAGGTAGATATCGTAGGCGTAAATAACCGGAATCTTAAGACGTTTGTCACGTCCATTGAAACATCTGTTGCTTTAAGTGAACAGATCCCGGCGTCTTTTGTTAAGATATCAGAGAGCGGGTTGCAGGGCGCTGATGAAATCGTCCACCTTTACAAACATGGTTACAAAGGTTTTCTGATTGGTGAAACATTCATGAAAACCGCAGATCCCGGGGCCGCACTGGCGAATCTGCAACTTGAACTAACTCAACATAGCAATTTAAATCCTCTGGTTTTATGA